From a region of the Methanoculleus receptaculi genome:
- a CDS encoding M42 family metallopeptidase has translation MVKELLRKLSDAHGVSGCEGSIRDIIRAEVAGSVDEIREDSMGNLIAVKRGDDFSIMLAAHMDEIGLMVQYIDEKGFIRVVPIGGWFGPVLYTQRVILHGKNGPVMGVLGAKPPHMLKEEERKKEIKIEDMFVDVGAASEDEVKSLGIEIGTPITIDREFTDLAGNRVTGKALDNRVGVAMLIRALQRMESPHTVYAVFTVQEEVGLKGAKVSAYSLNPDCAIATDVTIPGDHPGIEKKDASVEMGRGPVVSIVNASGRGLISDPRMVAWLRETAERKKIPCQVEVGTGGNTDATIIHLERGGIPSVPLSIAARYIHSPVEVVDIGDIEAAINLLVEALRTKPAL, from the coding sequence GACGAGATCCGGGAGGACAGTATGGGCAACCTGATCGCTGTTAAGCGCGGCGATGACTTCTCGATCATGCTTGCCGCCCACATGGACGAGATAGGGCTGATGGTCCAGTATATCGATGAGAAGGGTTTCATCAGGGTCGTCCCGATCGGGGGATGGTTCGGGCCGGTGCTCTACACGCAGCGGGTGATCCTGCACGGCAAAAACGGCCCGGTCATGGGTGTTCTCGGCGCGAAACCGCCGCACATGCTGAAAGAGGAGGAGCGCAAGAAGGAGATCAAGATCGAGGATATGTTTGTCGATGTGGGTGCTGCAAGCGAGGATGAGGTAAAGAGCCTCGGGATCGAGATCGGCACCCCCATCACCATCGACCGTGAGTTCACGGACCTTGCCGGCAACCGCGTCACCGGAAAAGCGCTCGACAACCGGGTTGGTGTTGCGATGCTCATACGGGCGCTGCAGCGGATGGAGTCGCCCCACACCGTCTACGCCGTCTTCACCGTCCAGGAGGAGGTGGGACTCAAGGGGGCGAAGGTGAGCGCATACTCCCTGAATCCCGACTGTGCCATCGCAACCGATGTCACCATCCCCGGCGATCATCCCGGGATCGAGAAGAAGGATGCAAGCGTTGAGATGGGCAGGGGGCCTGTCGTGAGCATCGTCAACGCGAGCGGGCGCGGACTCATATCCGACCCCAGGATGGTTGCCTGGCTGCGTGAGACGGCGGAGAGGAAGAAGATCCCATGCCAGGTCGAGGTGGGAACAGGCGGAAACACCGATGCGACGATAATCCATCTTGAGCGCGGAGGTATCCCGAGCGTCCCGCTCTCTATTGCCGCGCGCTACATCCACTCCCCGGTCGAGGTGGTGGACATAGGTGATATCGAGGCGGCTATCAACCTCCTGGTCGAGGCGCTGAGGACCAAACCCGCGCTCTGA